The DNA sequence TGGGTGCCGTGCGTGGGGCTGTGTGTAGTGGACAGATCCGGGTGGGGATCCGTGTGGTGGGGCGTTATGTACGGGGGTGGCCGGGGTCTGCCTACGATGCGCCGACCAAGGAGAGGGGTGGGGCGGGTGGAGGGGGCGGTCGTCGGGTTCGGGGGTGTGGCCGCGGCGTGGCCGGAGCGGGTCGCGTTGGTGGAGGCCGATGGCGGGGTGATGACGTACGGGGAGCTGGAGCGGCGGGTGCATCGGCTCAGCCGGGCGCTCGCGCGGCTCGGGGTGCGGCCGGGGGAGTGTGTCGCCGCGATGCTGCCCAATGGGCGGGCCTTCTTCGAACTGCGGCTTGCCACCGGGCAGTCGGGGCTGTACTTCACGCCGTTCAGCCATCACTTCACCGCGCCCGAGGTCGAGCATGTGGTGGTGGACAGTGGGGCTCGGGTCGTGGTGGTGGACGTCGAGTTGGTCGGTGTCGCCGGGGCCGCGCTCGACGCGGCGGGGGTGCCGCGTGAGCGGCGGGTCGTGTGGGGAGGATCGGCGCCGGGCTGGGTGGCGTACGAGGAGCTGCTCGCCGCCGAGCCCGCCACGCCTCCGGCCGAGCGGCGCGCGGGTGGCGTGATGCTCTACACCTCCGGTACGACGGGGCGGCCCAAGGCCGTCCGCAGGCAGTTGTCGTCGGCGCTGCCCGGGCCGAGCCCGTACGAGCTGGACTTCATGGCGCGGTGCGGCGTCGGCCCCGGGCCGTTCACGCAGCTGTGCGCGGCGCCGCTGTACCACGCGGCGCCGGGCCTGTTCGCGAACATGGCGCTCCAGCTCGGCCACACCGTCGTTCTCGCGGAGCGTCCGCGCACCGAGGACTGGCTGCGCCTCGTCGACCAGCACGCCGTCGACTTCCTGTTCACCGTGCCCACCGTCCTGCACCGGCTGCTGCGGCTGCCCGCCGAGGTCCGCGAGCGGTACGACACGTCGAGCCTGCGCGCCGTCGTGCACGGGGCCGCGCCCTGCCCCGAGGACGTGAAGCGGCGCGCTATCGACTGGTTCGGTCCCGTGCTGTACGAGTTCTACGCGGCCACGGAGGGCGGGGTGACCGCTGTGGACAGCGCGGGCTGGCTGGCCAGGCCCGGCACGGTCGGCCTTCCGATGGCCGACGTCGGCATCCGCGTCCTCGACGAGGACGGGCGGCCGCTGCCCGCGGGGGAGACGGGCGGCGTCTACTTCCGGCCGGTGGTTCCGTTCGCGTACCACCAGGACCCGGACAAGACCCGGCGGTCCATGCGGGAGGGGTACTTCACGGCGGGCGACCACGGATACCTGGACGCCGACGGCTGGCTCTATCTGCGCGACCGGCGCACCGACCTCATCGTCTCCGGGGGCGTGAACGTGTACCCGGCCGAGGTCGAGGCCGTGCTGCTCGCGCACCCCGAGGTCGCCGACGCGGCCGTCGTGGGCGTGCCGGACGAGGAGTGGGGGCAGCGCGTCGGGGCCGTCGTGCGCCCCGAGGCGGGTGTGGACGCGTCCGACGGGCTCGTGGAGCGGCTCGTCGCGCACTGCCGGGGCGCGCTCGCGGGGTTCAAGGTGCCGCGGGTGATCGAGGTGCGGGCGGAGGTGCCCCGGTCGGAGGCCGGGAAGGTGCTGCGGCGCGAGGTTCGTATCAACCGCAGCTGAGGTCATAGGCCGGATCCGTTCAACCACGCGGTGATGTCCGCGAGTTCGTCGCGGTACAGGCGTTCCGGGTCCGTGATCTGGGGGCGGAGCAGGCCGTCGATCTCCAGGGTGACCAGGCCGTGCAGTCGGCCCCACAGGCGCAGGGAGCGGGCGAGCACCGCGGGGGTGAGGGCCGGGAAGGCGGCGCGCGCCACCTCCGTGAAGGCCGGGTCGAAGTCCCCCCAGGAGTAGGGGGACGCGGTGTCGGCCGCGCCCTCGGTCGTCGCGATCTCCACGATGCCCAGGCACAGTTCGTACTCGGCCTCGGTGCTGTCCCGTGTCTGCGCGTGCGGGCTGCGGCCGCTGAAGAGCAGCCGGAACTCCTGCGGGTGGGCGAGGGCCCACGCGCGGTAGGCGAGCCCGTGCGCGAGGGCGCGCCCGGCGGGCTCCCGCGCGCCCTCGCGGGCCGTGCGCAGATGCGCGGCGAGCGCGCGGTACGCGTCGGCGGCCAGCGCCGCGAGGAGGGCCTCGCGGGTGTCGAAGTAGCTGTAGAAGGTGCCGGGCGCCATGCCCATGTCCCGGGCGATCCCCCGCAGTGCGACGGCGTCGGTACCGCCCTCCACCAGGTGTTTCAGCGCGGTGGCCTTGATCTCGGCGGTGGTCTGGGCACGGTGGCGCGCGCGTCTGCTGGCGCCTTCCTTCGGGCTGGTCATGAGCACCATGGTACGGCGGACAAAGATTGAACACTGTTTGGAGTTTGGCCGGTGTTCGGCATACGGTCCTGTCGTACGGCGACGGCGCGACCCGCGCCGGCCGCCGCGTACCCCTGCCTGAAGGAGCGCCATGACCAAGCACGCGTACGGACCCGGCCCGATCAAGGGCTACGACGTCGGCCCCCTCTCCATGGAGGCCGCGTTCACCTCGGACTTCCCGCTCGCGGACGGCGTCGGGCTGCAGGAGATCGTCGACAAGCAGGAGGTGGAGCGGCGCGTGATGGACGCGCGTCCCGGCATGTACGCGAAGTACATGCCGAGCCGGTTCGACCCGCTGGGCGGGCGCCACCACACCGGTGGCCGCTACCTCTTCGAGACGTGGGCCGACGTGCTCGACTACGAGCGGTTCACCAGCCAGGAGCTGGAGTTCGAGCCGGGCGTGAAGTTCTGGAGCCGTCCGTTCTTCCTGGACGTGGAGCGGTACGTGTGGCGGGTCGCGGGCGCCCACAACTTCGCGCCGCTCGACACGCACCACGTCAGCCGCTTCGAGCGGCTGCGGTACGAGGGTGACGCCGAGGCCGCGCTCGACCGCGCCTGGGCGCGCGTGCGGGACGAGGCCGAGAGCCGGGGCCTGGGCGGCGCCTGGCTCCTGCACCAGCCCGAGCACCGCCTGATCGGCCTGCACACGATCGCCGCCGCGGCCGACGAGCTGGCCGGCCCCTCCTGGCTCGGCCCACTGCTGCCCGCCGCGCTGCGCGCGGAGCCCGTCTTCGACCGGGTCAGCGCGCTGCTCTCGCTGTGGCTGCCGAAGTCCCGCCACGCGGGCGGCGCGCCCTCGGCGTACCCGATGTCGCCGCCGCTGCCGCTGCCCACGGTCGCTCCGCAGGAGGTGTAGGCCCGCGCGGTCAGCGCTCGACCTGCCCCGGACGGGGGGCGCGCCCCGCACGCGCACGTGCTCGGCGCGCGCCCCCCTCGCGGGTCCTACATCCACACCCCGGTGAGGAAGGAGTAGGCGTCGGTCAGCTTGGCCGGGCCCTGGACGAGTTTGCCCTCGCTCACGATGACGAACTCCTCGCCCTTGACGAGGAAGAAGTGCATCTCGTCGTCGACGGAGACGGCGGTGGCCGTGTCGAGGTCCGTCCGGAAGGCGTCCGGCGCGTGCGGCAGGCGGAGTTCACCGGTGGGGCGCAGGGAGCCGTCGGTGACGACGATCGCCTCGCCGGTGAAGAACGCCACCGTCTCGCCCTTGGCGTCGGCCACGGTGGCCGCCTTCACCGGCAGCCGCTCGCGCAGCTCCCGCGGCAGGATCCGGGGCGTGTCGCTCGCCGACCGCTCGGAGAACTCCAGGAGTTCGTCGCGGATGAGGGCGGCGTGGGTGTGGCCGCTGCCCCGGCGCGCGGTCAGGACGTCCTCGTAGTCGGTGCGGAAGCCCCGGGGCGGCCGGGTGAACTGCTCGCTGATCTTCTTCGGGCCCGCCTCGATGCCGTGGCGCTGGGAGAAGCGGATGAACTCGTCCCCGCGGAAGCCGTCGAACCGCAGATAGGGGGCCTTGGGGTCGGTCACCACCTTCGCCATCGTCTCGAAG is a window from the Streptomyces spectabilis genome containing:
- a CDS encoding TetR/AcrR family transcriptional regulator, with protein sequence MTSPKEGASRRARHRAQTTAEIKATALKHLVEGGTDAVALRGIARDMGMAPGTFYSYFDTREALLAALAADAYRALAAHLRTAREGAREPAGRALAHGLAYRAWALAHPQEFRLLFSGRSPHAQTRDSTEAEYELCLGIVEIATTEGAADTASPYSWGDFDPAFTEVARAAFPALTPAVLARSLRLWGRLHGLVTLEIDGLLRPQITDPERLYRDELADITAWLNGSGL
- a CDS encoding AMP-binding protein gives rise to the protein MGRVEGAVVGFGGVAAAWPERVALVEADGGVMTYGELERRVHRLSRALARLGVRPGECVAAMLPNGRAFFELRLATGQSGLYFTPFSHHFTAPEVEHVVVDSGARVVVVDVELVGVAGAALDAAGVPRERRVVWGGSAPGWVAYEELLAAEPATPPAERRAGGVMLYTSGTTGRPKAVRRQLSSALPGPSPYELDFMARCGVGPGPFTQLCAAPLYHAAPGLFANMALQLGHTVVLAERPRTEDWLRLVDQHAVDFLFTVPTVLHRLLRLPAEVRERYDTSSLRAVVHGAAPCPEDVKRRAIDWFGPVLYEFYAATEGGVTAVDSAGWLARPGTVGLPMADVGIRVLDEDGRPLPAGETGGVYFRPVVPFAYHQDPDKTRRSMREGYFTAGDHGYLDADGWLYLRDRRTDLIVSGGVNVYPAEVEAVLLAHPEVADAAVVGVPDEEWGQRVGAVVRPEAGVDASDGLVERLVAHCRGALAGFKVPRVIEVRAEVPRSEAGKVLRREVRINRS